In Planococcus shixiaomingii, the DNA window CAAGTGGAAAACATCCGTTTTATCGATAACGCAATCGGCATCGACCAATTGCCTGAGCGGCTTCGTGAAATTGCCCGGCTTCGTGTAGAATTCCAGGACATCACGCTCAAAGAGCTCGGGGAGATGGTTTCGTCCGGAAATGTCAGCAAATCTGGCGTCAACCACCGTTTGCGGAAAATTGATGAAATCGCAGAATCACTGCGCAATGGAGAAATGATCGGCCGGTAAAATCCGGCTGTTCTTTTATATATGTAAGTTCAGTTTCTGGAGGAGGATCAGCATGATAGAAAAAGAAGTCAAAGTTTTATTGAATACCGGTCTTCAAGCAAGACAAGCGGCGTTGTTTGTCCAAGAGGCAAACCGTTTTAATGCCGATGTCTATTTAGAAAAAGAAAACAAAAAAGTAAACGCTAAAAGCATCATGGGCATTATGAGCCTAGCCATCAGCAAAGGGACAAACATTAAAATTTCCGCTGACGGATCAGACGAAGAAACTGCAGTAAATGCATTGACCGCTTTGGTCGAAAAACAAGCATAGTAAAACTCACAGCCCAGAAAGCTGTGAGTTTTTTTATTTTAGTGAGGAGAAATGAATTTGTAAATCTATCTATGTTGAATTTAAAGGATAAACTTTTATACTTCGCTTCGGACGCTTTGGGCTTGGCTCTCACAATAAGCCGGGAAAAGCACCCGTCTTATTGCTTCGCCTAGCCCGTGGACGCGCCGGCGCTGGATAAATTTTAATAGTTAAATTTTAAACTCCTTGTTGGTCTCTTTTTGTTGTTATCTATATAGATATGGAGCAAAACAGCTGAGAAGCCCTTGTGCTCCTGCAGCGCTGTGCGCTTCGTCGCAAAGACTTGGCCTCACAAGCTTCGGGCAATGTCTTTCCTGCGAGCCCGCGGAAAGCGCAGCTGTTTTGCGGAATATTAGCAATTAAAGAAATTAAGTTCAACTTAATAGCTATGAATTATAAAAGTATATTGTAGCAGAAAAAAACTCACAGCCGAATCGGCTGTGAGCTTTTTAAAATTAAACTTTTTCGTTTGGCAATTTGTTGCGTGTGATGATTTTATCGACTAAACCATATTCAAGCGCACGTTCAGCAGTCATGAAGTTATCGCGATCTGTATCTTTCGAGATAATGTCCATTGGCTGGCCTGTACGGTCTGCCAAGATTTGGTTTAGTTTTTCGCGCAAGTGCAAGATGCGTTTTGCAGCGATTTCGATTTCAGTTGCTTGGCCTTGAGCTCCACCAAGTGGCTGGTGAATCATAACTTCTGCGTTTGGAAGCGCATAGCGTTTGCCTTCAGTACCAGCAGCAAGGAGGAATGCGCCCATTGAAGCGGCCATACCGATGCACACAGTTTGAACATCCGGACGGATGAACTGCATAACATCATAAATTGCCATACCAGCAGTAATACTGCCGCCTGGGCTATTGATGTAAATGGAAATATCTTTTTCAGGATCTTCGGCTTCGAGGAATAGAAGCTGTGCCACAATTGAATTGGCAACATTATCGTCAATGCCGCTTCCTAGCATAATGATGCGGTCTTTCAGCAAACGTGAATAAATGTCATATGCGCGTTCGCCACGGCTTGTTTGTTCAATTACTGTTGGGATTAAGTTCATGAATGGATCCTCCTCGTAAAAGTGAATTTATAGCTTTGCTGAAACGGGTTTCAGCTGTATCATTATCATACACATGATGGTCAATGAAGGTCAAATATAATGAATTGAAAAATTGGCTTGATAATTTGAAAATACTTTTGTATAATAGAAAAGTCGCCAATAGCGAAAAGTATTGCGCCCTCGTAGTGTAATGGATCACACGCAAGATTCCGGTTCTTGAAATGGGGGTTCGATTCCCTCCGAGGGTATTAATTGAAAAGCCGATTCCACCGCTTGTATATGCAGGCAGGGGAATCGGCTTTTTTTCATATATGCCATAAGGCGCACACCTTGCTGTTTAGCCATCTGGCTTTTTACTAAAGTTTCTACTATATATTGAGCTGAAAAGGGGTAAGGGAAATGAAGAAGATATTGATTCCAATCATTATTACAGTACTCATTATCGCAGCGGTTTCAACGGTGTTCATTACAAATTACAACGGATTTGTCCAACTAGAAGAAGATATCAACGAATCGCATGCACAAATCGACAACCAACTGCAGCGCCGTTTGGATTTGATTCCTAACTTGGTGGAAACGGTAAAAGGGTTTGCCAAACAAGAGCAGGATGTTATTCAAGACGTGACCGATGCCCGCGCTAATCTAGCCGGAGCAAATGCTCTTGGAGAACAAGCGGAGGCCGATTTGCAATTGAGCGGAGCACTCAGCCGTTTGTTGGTAGTGGTAGAAAACTATCCGGAGCTAAAATCGAATGCCAACTTCCAGCAATTATCGGATGAACTGGCAGGAACAGAAAATCGCATTGCAGTAGCGCGCCGGGATTACAATACAACGGTCGCCGACTTTAACCGAAAAGCCAAAGCTTTTCCAGGCAATGTGACGGCTGGATTATTCGGTTTCGAAGAAAAACCGTATTTTGAAGCAGATGGAAAAGCCACAGAGGTTCCAAAAGTAGATTTTGAAAATGATAAAGACTGATGAAGAAACTGTTGTTTCTGTTGCTGTTGGTCAGCTTGTGGGCTACTCCTGTTTTTGCAATTGACTTTCCTGAACTTACGGATGATATTTACGTACAGGATATTGCCGACGTTTTGACTCCTGACGAAGAAGAGGAACTGCGGAGATTAGGGACAGAGCTGGAAGACGCCACCACTGCCCAGCTCGCAGTCATGGTCGTTCCCTCATTAGAAGGAGAACCGATTGCCGATTACGCTTTGGAAGCCCTGCGGCATTATGGGGTAGGAACTAAAGAAGACAATAACGGAGCACTCATGGTTCTCTCCACCGGCGACCGGGAGATTTATATCACGACGGGCTACGGACTGGAAGAGGTTCTTTCCGATGGCGAAGTGGGTCGCATTTTAGATGGCTATGCTGTTCCTTTCCTCCAGCAGGATGAGTACGGCCAAGGAATCATGAACACCTATAAAGCGCTTTACAAAGAAGTGGCGGCTGCATATGATTGGAACGATGAAGCTTTAGCGCCGCAACCTGTCGCACAGCAATCGCCTGTTCCCGAGGAGAAGGATGAATGGCTGGTCTTCCGGGGGATCATCGTCGCCGGAATTGTTATATGGATCATCATCTCTCTGTTTGGCGGAGGTGCCGGAAGAGGGAATAGCAAAAGTGCAGGCAATAGAAGCAGTTCGTCCAGTTCTTATCGCAGCAGCAGCTCCCGAAGCAGCAGTAGCAGTTCTCGCAGTGGGCGTGGTGGTTCAGGAGGCGGCGGCGGAGCTGGCCGTAAATTTTAATGAAAGAGGGAAAGAAATGATTACGCTATACACCCGTTCGAATTGTCCGTTATGTGATGAGGCGAAACTGATGCTGCAGCTCGTGCAGGAAGATTTCCCTGTGGAATTCGAAGAAGTGGACATCGAAAGTGACGATGATCTCCATGAAAAATACATGCTGATGATTCCAGTTCTCGAGAAAAATAACAAAATTTTATTATTTGGCAATATTGGTTATGCCGATTTACTAGAAGCGTTGGAATTATGACGCTTCTTTTTGTTTGCTATTTTATCACGGATTCGCTAGAATGAATCTAGTGGGACATTATTTAATGAGGCGGGACGAAAAACGTCCAACTAAGAAGGAGTGAAGCAATGGATCCATTAACGGAAGCGCAACAAAAGCTCATGCCGGAAATGACCAAACTCCTAAAGAAACGCTATCAAATTTTATTAACGATTCAATTGGAGGAGCCGATTGGCAGGCGAGCGCTTAGCGAACTTGCCGGTTCCACCGAAAGAGAGATTCGGAAAGAAACCGATCTATTGCGCAATCAGCAATTGATCGAGGCAAGGCCCGCCGGCATGATTGTTTCTGAGCAAGGCTTGGCTGTACTTGACGCCTTGAAAGATTTCATGCGTGATGTGTCCGGCTTGATCGCGATGGAAAAGCAGTTGAAGTCCCTTCTTGGGATTTCAAAAGTGCTGATCCTTCCGCAAGATAGCGACGACATTCCCGCTGTGAAATCGAATATTGGCAAAGAAGCAGCCCGTCTCTTAGAAGCCTTTTTCCCACAGTATAAGAAGATCGCTGTAACGGGCGGCAGCACGATGGCCGCCATCGCAAGAGAATTGCCTTCGGATAAGAAGAACAGTTTTTTACAGTTTATCGCTGCTCGCGGAGGGCTTGGCGAAGATGTTCTGCATCAAGCCAATACAATCGCTTCCTCGTTCGCGGGAAAAACCGGAGGGTCTGTCAAAACGCTTTACCTGCCTGATCATTTAAGTGAAGAAGCTTATGAAATGATGATGCGGGAGCCGGTGATCAAAGAAATGATGGACTTGTATGACCAGACAGATTTAGTAGTCCATGGAATTGGAAACGCCGAGGAAATCGCTCTTCAACGGAAATCTTCATTAGATGAAGTTGAAAGGATTCGATCTGGCGGAGCTGTAAGTGAAGCATTCGGCTATTACTTCGATAAAGAAGGAAAAGTTGTTTATCGCATCCGTACAGCGGGAATTCAATTAGAGCAAGTTCAAAAAGCTCCAGCCATCCTGGCAGTTGCAGGCGGGCGGTCAAAAGCAAAAGCAATTCTTTCTTATTTCAGAAACGCAGCAAAGCAGACGGTATTGGTTACGGATGAAGGCGCTGCTCGAAAAATACTTGAGTTAACTCAAAAACAGGAGGAAATTTAAATGACTTTAAAATTAGCAATTAACGGATTTGGACGTATTGGACGCATCGTATTCCGCCAGGCATTGGCAAACCCAGAAGTGGAAGTAGTAGCGGTAAACGATTTAACAGATGCAAAAATGCTTGCACACCTTTTGAAATATGATTCTATCCACGGCATCTTGGACGCAGAAATTTCAGCTGAAGGCGATGAACTGATTGTTAACGGCAAAAGAATCCGCGTTTACTCTGAAAAAGATCCTGCTAACTTGCCATGGGGCGAAAACAACATCGACATCGTAATCGAGTCTACTGGATTCTTCACAAACGCTGACGATGCTAAAAAGCACATCCAAGCAGGCGCTAAAAAAGTTATCGTTTCAGCTCCAGGTAAAGGCATGAAAACTATTGTAATGGGCGTTAACGATGACAGCTACAACCCGGAAGAAGACGATGTAGTGTCAAACGCATCTTGTACAACTAACGGACTTGCTGGAATCTCTAAAATCTTGAACGATAAGTTCGGCATCAAAAAAGCGATGATGACAACAATTCACTCATACACAAATGACCAAATTTTGTTGGATTCACCGCACAAAGACTACCGTCGCGCACGCTCTGCAGCAGAATCTATGATTCCGACTACAACAGGCGCAGCAGTTGCGGTAACTCAAGTATTGCCAGAACTAAAAGGCAAACTTGACGGAATGGCAATCCGCGTTCCAACACCAAACGTATCGTTGATCGACTTGGTTGCTGAATTAGAAACGGATGCAACTGTAGAAGAAGTTAACAACGCATTAAAAGAAGCAATCGATAACGACAGCAACGACTTCTTGAGCTACAGCGATCTTCCGCTTGTATCAAGCGACTACAACGGCAACACTTCTTCATCAACTGTTGACCTTTTATCGACAATGGAACTTGGCGGCAACATGGTGAAAGTTCTTGCTTGGTATGACAACGAATCAGGCTACTCTGCACGTTGTATCGACGTTGCATTGCACATGTACAAAAAAGGCTTGTAATCTCAAAATCATAGCTTAATTTCTTATGAACCTCTATAATAAAAGAGGGTATAAAGGGGTGGGGACTTACCCTGCCCCTTCTTTTTTATTTCAGTAGAAATGCTGTTTCACGCTAAGGCAATGGAAAGGGACGCTTCTTATCCTGCTTCAGCTCTTAAGCTTTTCTAAAGACAAACGGGAGGTATTTTCATGACGAAGAAAATGACCATGAAAGACGTAGACTTAAAAGGAAAACGTGTATTTTGCCGGGTGGATTTCAATGTACCGATGTCAGCAGGACAAGTCACGGATGACACACGAATTCGTGCAGCTCTTCCGACTATTCAGTACTTGATTGAAAACGGAGCAAAAGTAATACTTGCAAGTCACTTGGGCCGACCGAAAGGCACTGTCAACGAAGACATGAGACTGGCTGCTGCTGCAGCAAAACTGAGCGAATTATTACATAAAGAAGTTAAGAGCCTCGATGAATCAATCGGGGAAAAAGTGGAACAAGAAATTGCTTCGATGAACGAAGGCGACGTTATTTTGCTTGAAAACGTGCGTTTCCACGCAGGCGAAGAGAAAAACGACGACGAATTGGCTCAAGCATTTGCCGATTTAGCGGATGTTTTCGTCAATGACGCGTTTGGAGCAGCTCATAGAGCGCATGCATCTACCGCAGGCATCGCGAAGTATTTGCCGTCGGTTTCCGGCTTATTGCTGGAAAAAGAACTGGACGTGTTAGGAAAAGCGTTGTCTGAACCGGACCGTCCATTTACGGCAATTATCGGCGGAGCGAAAGTAAAAGACAAAATCGGCGTAATCGACAACTTGCTGGAAAAAGTCGACAATTTATTGATCGGCGGAGGTCTTTCTTATACATTCCTGAAAGCTCAAGGCATGGAAATCGGCACTTCGCTGCTTGAAGAAGACAAGATGGATCTAGCTTTATCGTTTATCAAAAAAGCAGAAGAAAAAGGCGTGAAGCTTTATCTGCCGATCGACGTCGTCATTGCCAAGGAATTTTCAAATGACACAGAAACGAAATCGGTCAAAATCGATGAAATTCCTTCCGACTGGATGGGGCTTGATATCGGGCCAGAGACAACGAAATTGTATGCGGATGTTATTGCCGATTCCAAATTGATTCTTTGGAACGGACCGATGGGCGTGTTTGAAATGACGTCTTATGAAAATGGCACAAAATCAGTTGCAGAAGCAATGGCAAAAACAAGTGCTTATACGATTATCGGAGGAGGAGACTCGGCTGCAGCTGTAGAACAGTTCCATGTAGCAGAAAAAATGGATCATATTTCTACTGGCGGCGGAGCTTCTCTCGAATTCATGGAAGGCAAGGAATTGCCTGGCGTTACAGCGTTAACAGATAAATAAGAAGAACTTCATTTGGTCGAGTTGGACAATTAAAGCTTAATCGCCAGTAAAATCCGGCGAAAGCGGGAAATTACTGGCCGTTAAAGCTGGATAAAGGGAGTGGCTTTTTTGAGAAAACCAATCATTGCAGGAAACTGGAAAATGTATAAAACAGCTACCGAAGCAAACGAATTTGTTGAAAAGGCAAAAGGACTTGTTCCGAATACGGATAACGTGGACGCGGTGATTTGTGCCCCTGCCTTATTTTTGAACCAATTGGTGACTTCAGCCCAATCGAGCCCGCTTCAAATCGGCGCTCAGACGATGCATGAAGAAAACGAAGGTGCGTTTACAGGCGAAATCAGCCCGGTTCAATTGGCTGATTTGGGCGTTAAATACGTGATCATCGGCCATTCAGAACGCCGTCAATATTTTAACGAAACAGACGCTTCCGCAAACAAAAAAGTGCATGCTGCATTTGCTAATGGCTTGACGCCAATCATGTGCGTTGGGGAAACACTTGAAGAACGCGAAAGCGGCTCAACTGGCCAAATCGTGGAAACTCAAGTAGAACAAGGCCTTTCTGGTTTGTCAGATCAGCAAGTGGCTGACCTAGTAATCGCTTATGAACCGATTTGGGCGATTGGAACGGGCAAAACAGCAACTGCTGAAGATGCCAACGAAGTTTGTGGAACGATCCGCAAGAAAGTTGCAGCTCTTTACAGCCAGGAAACGGCTGATAAAGTCCGCATCCAATACGGCGGCAGTGTTAAACCGGCCAACATTGAAGAATTGCTCGGTATGGAACATATCGACGGTGCTTTAGTCGGCGGCGCTAGCCTTGAAGTGGAGTCTTTTGTGAAATTGCTGGAGGCTGGTTCAAATGCGTAAAGGGAAATACCCGGCGGCACTGATCATTCTGGATGGTTTCGGTTGCCGTGAAGAAACATTTGGCAATGCAGTGGCGCAGGCGAAAAAACCAAACTTCGACACGTTGTGGAACAGCTATCCGCATAGTCTTTTGACAGCATCCGGCGAAGCGGTCGGTTTGCCAGAAGGGCAAATGGGCAACTCGGAAGTTGGCCATTTGAATATCGGAGCAGGGCGCATTGTTTATCAAAACTTGACGCGCATCAACAAATCCATTCGAGAAGGCGATTTCTACTTGAACCCGGCATTTGTGGAAGCCATCACCCATGCGAAAGCAAACGGCAAAGCGCTGCACTTGATGGGCTTGTTGTCAGACGGCGGCGTCCATAGCCATTATGAGCATTTATTCGCTCTTTTAGAGTTGGCGAAACAGCACGGCTTGAAAGAAGTTTTTGTTCACGGCTTTTTGGATGGACGCGACGTCGGACCAAGAACCGCACTCGGTTATGTTGAAAAAACTGAGGATAAAATGAAAGAAATTGGTGTCGGGAAATTTGCATCGATCAGCGGACGCTATTATGCAATGGACCGCGACAATCGCTGGGAACGCGTTGAAACGGCTTATCGGGTAATGGTGGATGGAGACGGCTCGACAGCTCCTTCAGCCATTGAAGGGATTTCCCGGTCATACACTACGGACGTTGTCGATGAATTTATCGTTCCATTTGCAATTACAGAAGATGACAAACCGGTAGCTACGGTTAAATCCGGCGATTCGGTTATCTTTTTCAACTTCCGTCCCGACCGGGCCATTCAATTAACTTCAGTTTTCATTAATGAAAATTTTAATGGCTTCGCTAAAAGCGTGCGGCATCCAGAGGATATTTCCTTTATTACGTTTACTGCTTATAGCGATGAATTGCCGACGCTAGTAGCTTATACGGCGCAGAATTTGGTTCAAACAATCGGCGAAGTCGTGTCAGCGCATGGCTTGACGCAACTCCGGATTGCCGAAACGGAAAAATACCCGCATGTTACATTCTTTATGAGTGGCGGGCGTGAAGATGTGTTTGAAGGAGAAGATCGAATTTTGGTCGATTCTCCGAAAGTGGCAACATATGACCTACAACCGGAAATGAGCGCTTATGAAGTGACGGACCGGCTGGTGGAGCAAATTCAAAACGATGCCCATGACTGCATCATCTTGAATTTCGCAAATCCGGATATGGTCGGACATAGCGGCATGCTGGAGCCGACCATCAAAGCGATCGAAACGGTTGATGAATGCTTGGGCCGGATTATCCAAGCGCTGCATGCCAAAGGCGGATACGCGATTGTTACTGCGGATCACGGCAATGCCGATGAAGTAGTGACGCTGGACGGTATGCCGATGACGGCCCATACGACCAATTTGGTTCCGGTCATCGTCACTAAAAACGGAGTCGAGCTGCGGAAAGATGGAATTCTTGCAGACCTTGCACCAACGCTTTTGAAATTATTGAACGTTGAACAACCAGTAGAAATGACTGGAAAACCATTATACTAATTAAACCAAAGGGAGCTGTTTTTAATGCCAATTATCACTGACATTCTTGCACGCGAAGTACTAGATTCACGAGGAAACCCAACAGTAGAAGTAGAAGTCTTCACAGAAAGCGGAGCATTCGGACGCGCAATCGTTCCTTCAGGCGCTTCTACGGGAGAACATGAAGCAGTAGAACTTCGTGATGGCGATAAAGGCCGTTACCTTGGAAAAGGCGTATTGAAAGCAGTAGATCACGTCAACACGGAAATCGCTCAAGAAATCGTTGACAACTACTCAGTGCTTGACCAAGTATCGATCGACAAAGCTTTGATCGATTTGGATGGTACAGAAAACAAAGGGCGCCTTGGTGCTAATGCTATTCTAGGTGTTTCTATGGCCGTTGCGCACGCAGCAGCAGATTACTTGGATATCCCGCTTTACCAATACTTAGGCGGATTCAATGCGAAGCAATTGCCAGTGCCGATGATGAACATCTTAAACGGTGGTGAGCACGCGGACAACAACGTCGACATTCAAGAATTCATGGTAATGCCAGTAGGAGCTGAAAGCTTCCGCCACGCAGTTCGCATGGGCGCTGAAATTTTCCATAACTTGAAATCAGTTCTAAAAGAAAAAGGCTATAACACTTCTGTTGGGGACGAAGGCGGATTTGCTCCGAACTTAGGCTCAAACGAAGAAGCATTGACTACGATTGTGGAAGCAATCGAAAAAGCGGGCTACACACCAGGCAAAGACGTATTACTGGCAATGGACGTAGCTGCTTCTGAAATCTACGACAAAGAAAAAGGCGTTTACAACTTGCCTGGCGACAATACCGTGAAAACTTCTGAACAAATGGTTGACTGGTATGAAGAGCTTTCTAACAAATACCCAATCGTTTCAATCGAAGACGGTTTGGATGAAAACGACTGGGCTGGCCACAAATTGTTGACGGAACGCATTGGCGACCGTGTTCAATTGGTCGGTGACGATTTGTTCGTAACGAATACGAAGAAATTGGCTCAAGGGATTTCTGAAGGCGTCGGAAACTCCATCTTGATCAAAGTAAACCAAATCGGTACATTGACAGAAACATTTGATGCGATTGAAATGGCGAAGCGTGCTGGCTATACAGCAGTCATCAGCCACCGTTCAGGCGAATCAGAAGATGTAACAATTGCGGACATCGCAGTAGCGACAAACGCTGGCCAAATCAAAACAGGTGCTCCATCACGTACGGACCGCGTTGCGAAATACAACCAGTTGCTGCGCATTGAAGATCAATTGAACGACACTTCAAGCTATTTAGGGTTGAAAACTTTCTACAACCTAAGAAAATAAGCGATCAGCCATCTTTTTCCTCTCGCTATTGTCTTAGTTCAAAAATTTTGATAAACTAAATGATAGTGTTAGGTTCTTTTCAGGAGGTGGAATTTATGCATACGTTGTTAATGACTTTACTCGTCATCGTATCGCTCGCATTGATCGTTGTCGTATTATTACAATCAGGGAAAAGTGCAGGTCTTTCAGGAGCCATCTCCGGTGGAGCTGAGCAACTTTTTGGCAAGCAAAAAGCACGCGGGGTGGACTTGATCCTTCACCGGGTTACGATTGTACTTGCTGCCTTATTCTTTATACTGGCTATCGCCGTAACGAAAGTTTAATGTAGATGATCTACGCCTAACCGATCTTTGGTTAGGCGTTTTCTTTTTATGGGGTTTAGTATTGAAGAAATCGCTTCAGGCAGACGCTTTCCGCGGGCACGGCCTCAGCCGCTTCCCTCGCTGCGCTCAGTCCAGGGTCTTCGGCTCGTGCTGTCCCGCAGGAGTCGCCGCCTTCCGCTCTTTCTTCTTAGTTTAATATTAATTTTATAAAAAGCTTTATTTTTGAATATGATGTTAGGTGTATATTTCTAAAATGGCTCTGTTTTTTACAGAAACAGAGCGCCGGCGCGTCCACGGGCTAGGCGAAGCAATAAGACGGATGTTTTTCCCGGCTTATTGTGGGAGCCATGCCCAGAGCGACCGAAGCGGTCTATAGAAGGTTAACTATTTTCAACTTAACGAAACTTTAACAACTAAATGGAGGGATTTTGATGCGAGTATCGCAGCCAAAACCATTTTTCTTTAAATCAGGGCCTCGTGCTGTTTTATTGCTGCACGGGTTTACAGGAAATTCAGCGGACGTGCGCATGCTTGGGCGTTTTCTTGAGAAGCATGGCTACACTTCACTGGCACCTCATTATGCCGGTCACGGTGTGGAACCGGAAAAGTTGCTGGGCACAGGTCCAGCTGACTGGTGGAAGGATGCAGAAGCCGCTTTTCAGCAGTTGAAGAATGAAGGATACGAAGAAATCGCAATCGCCGGTTTGTCTTTAGGCGGCGTATTCACGTTGAAATTGGGGTATACATTCCCTGTAAAGGGGCTAATCACGATGTGTGCGCCGATGTATATGAAAACGACCAATCTAATGTACGAAGGTGTATTGAAATATGCGCGTGAATACAAGAAATATGAAGGAAAAGACCAGGCTGTTATCGAAGAAGAAATGAAGAAGTTCCAAGAAACCCCGATGGAGTCTTTAGATGATCTCCGCAAGTTAATTGCAGATGTTCGAGCACATGTTGATCATGTGTACGCCCCATTGTTTGTGGTTCAAGGTTCTTTGGATGATGTCATTAACCCAGATTCCGCCAATGTGATTTACGAAGAAGCGGAGTCTTTTGATAAAAAAATTAAATGGTACGAGAAATCCGGGCATGTTATTACGCTCGATCAAGAAAAATCGCAACTGCACCACGATGTGTTAGAATTTCTCGATTCGCTCGATTGGAGTGAATGAGACCGTCAGAAGGAGGAGTATACATGGCTACAAATGAAATGACGCTAGATCAACGATTATTAACATTTATGCGCGAAGACGCATACAAGCCGTTGACCGTTCAGGAAATAGAAGAACAATTTGGATTTGATGATGCAGATGAATTTAAAGAATTGGTGAAAACCTTAGTGAAACTCGAGGAAAAAGGACTGCTTGTCCGCTCGAGATCAAACCGCTACGGAGTTCCGGAGCGCATGAATTTAATGCGCGGAAGATTTATCGGACACGCAAAAGGCTTTGGTTTTGTAGCACCGGAAGAAGCGGGACTTGATGATGTCTTTATTCCACCGAATGAAGTGAACGGAGCAGTAAATGGCGACACGGTAATGATCCGGGTTTCTGAAAGTTCTTCAGGTGACCGCCGCGAAGGAGCCATTATCCGTATTTTGGAACGCGGAACGACGAAAGTGGTCGGGTCCTTCCAAGACAACAAAGGATTCGGCTTTGTCGTATCCGATGACAAGAAAATGAATATCGATATTTTTATCGCCAAAGAAAATACGCTCGGTGCAGTTGACGGACATAAAGTAGTTGTTGAAATTACGGAATGGCCGAACGGA includes these proteins:
- a CDS encoding HPr family phosphocarrier protein — its product is MIEKEVKVLLNTGLQARQAALFVQEANRFNADVYLEKENKKVNAKSIMGIMSLAISKGTNIKISADGSDEETAVNALTALVEKQA
- the clpP gene encoding ATP-dependent Clp endopeptidase proteolytic subunit ClpP, whose amino-acid sequence is MNLIPTVIEQTSRGERAYDIYSRLLKDRIIMLGSGIDDNVANSIVAQLLFLEAEDPEKDISIYINSPGGSITAGMAIYDVMQFIRPDVQTVCIGMAASMGAFLLAAGTEGKRYALPNAEVMIHQPLGGAQGQATEIEIAAKRILHLREKLNQILADRTGQPMDIISKDTDRDNFMTAERALEYGLVDKIITRNKLPNEKV
- a CDS encoding LemA family protein codes for the protein MKKILIPIIITVLIIAAVSTVFITNYNGFVQLEEDINESHAQIDNQLQRRLDLIPNLVETVKGFAKQEQDVIQDVTDARANLAGANALGEQAEADLQLSGALSRLLVVVENYPELKSNANFQQLSDELAGTENRIAVARRDYNTTVADFNRKAKAFPGNVTAGLFGFEEKPYFEADGKATEVPKVDFENDKD
- a CDS encoding TPM domain-containing protein — encoded protein: MKKLLFLLLLVSLWATPVFAIDFPELTDDIYVQDIADVLTPDEEEELRRLGTELEDATTAQLAVMVVPSLEGEPIADYALEALRHYGVGTKEDNNGALMVLSTGDREIYITTGYGLEEVLSDGEVGRILDGYAVPFLQQDEYGQGIMNTYKALYKEVAAAYDWNDEALAPQPVAQQSPVPEEKDEWLVFRGIIVAGIVIWIIISLFGGGAGRGNSKSAGNRSSSSSSYRSSSSRSSSSSSRSGRGGSGGGGGAGRKF
- a CDS encoding glutaredoxin family protein; amino-acid sequence: MITLYTRSNCPLCDEAKLMLQLVQEDFPVEFEEVDIESDDDLHEKYMLMIPVLEKNNKILLFGNIGYADLLEALEL
- a CDS encoding sugar-binding transcriptional regulator — protein: MDPLTEAQQKLMPEMTKLLKKRYQILLTIQLEEPIGRRALSELAGSTEREIRKETDLLRNQQLIEARPAGMIVSEQGLAVLDALKDFMRDVSGLIAMEKQLKSLLGISKVLILPQDSDDIPAVKSNIGKEAARLLEAFFPQYKKIAVTGGSTMAAIARELPSDKKNSFLQFIAARGGLGEDVLHQANTIASSFAGKTGGSVKTLYLPDHLSEEAYEMMMREPVIKEMMDLYDQTDLVVHGIGNAEEIALQRKSSLDEVERIRSGGAVSEAFGYYFDKEGKVVYRIRTAGIQLEQVQKAPAILAVAGGRSKAKAILSYFRNAAKQTVLVTDEGAARKILELTQKQEEI
- the gap gene encoding type I glyceraldehyde-3-phosphate dehydrogenase, whose product is MTLKLAINGFGRIGRIVFRQALANPEVEVVAVNDLTDAKMLAHLLKYDSIHGILDAEISAEGDELIVNGKRIRVYSEKDPANLPWGENNIDIVIESTGFFTNADDAKKHIQAGAKKVIVSAPGKGMKTIVMGVNDDSYNPEEDDVVSNASCTTNGLAGISKILNDKFGIKKAMMTTIHSYTNDQILLDSPHKDYRRARSAAESMIPTTTGAAVAVTQVLPELKGKLDGMAIRVPTPNVSLIDLVAELETDATVEEVNNALKEAIDNDSNDFLSYSDLPLVSSDYNGNTSSSTVDLLSTMELGGNMVKVLAWYDNESGYSARCIDVALHMYKKGL
- a CDS encoding phosphoglycerate kinase — translated: MTKKMTMKDVDLKGKRVFCRVDFNVPMSAGQVTDDTRIRAALPTIQYLIENGAKVILASHLGRPKGTVNEDMRLAAAAAKLSELLHKEVKSLDESIGEKVEQEIASMNEGDVILLENVRFHAGEEKNDDELAQAFADLADVFVNDAFGAAHRAHASTAGIAKYLPSVSGLLLEKELDVLGKALSEPDRPFTAIIGGAKVKDKIGVIDNLLEKVDNLLIGGGLSYTFLKAQGMEIGTSLLEEDKMDLALSFIKKAEEKGVKLYLPIDVVIAKEFSNDTETKSVKIDEIPSDWMGLDIGPETTKLYADVIADSKLILWNGPMGVFEMTSYENGTKSVAEAMAKTSAYTIIGGGDSAAAVEQFHVAEKMDHISTGGGASLEFMEGKELPGVTALTDK
- the tpiA gene encoding triose-phosphate isomerase, yielding MRKPIIAGNWKMYKTATEANEFVEKAKGLVPNTDNVDAVICAPALFLNQLVTSAQSSPLQIGAQTMHEENEGAFTGEISPVQLADLGVKYVIIGHSERRQYFNETDASANKKVHAAFANGLTPIMCVGETLEERESGSTGQIVETQVEQGLSGLSDQQVADLVIAYEPIWAIGTGKTATAEDANEVCGTIRKKVAALYSQETADKVRIQYGGSVKPANIEELLGMEHIDGALVGGASLEVESFVKLLEAGSNA